Below is a window of Anaerolineae bacterium DNA.
TTTCTTTTTAACATCGCCCCTTGGGTCTATGGGATGGATTATGAAAGCGAACTTAGCCTTCGGCATTGTCTTTCACCTGGGATAAAGGCGCTGGTGTTTATAGCCTCCTCTAAGGTGATGGTGATCGCTTTCCTCGTAATGGACGTTTCGGGTAATGACAGCTCTGTTCTCGGAGCGTATCAGTATCACGTCAGATTCTACGGCCCTCCCCGGATAAAATAACAAACCCGAACCGATGCGGCAGTTATGGCCTATGCAACACCCCAGAACGGGCAGGTTGGTGGACTCAAGGCCGTTTTCTCCCCAGACATGGACTGGTTTGGGTATGAGGTTGAAATCAGTAAAAATTGTGCCCGCTCCCACAAAGGAATCTCTCCCTACAACGCAAAGCTGAAGGACGGCGTTCTGGGCTACCATGGAATTTTCCATAAGAACGCTCATGAAAAGGGATGCCCTGAAGGGCAAATAACAACCATCGCTGATCACGCTCAGGAGAAGGTGGCATCCCTGCATTATGTTTACGTTGTTGCCAATAAGGCAGTTAGAGATGACCACACCGGGCCCGATGGTGCAGTTATCACCTATGTAAGTGGGCCCCTGGATTATGGCTGTTGGGTCAATTTGAGTGTTTTTGCCCACTTTTACCAGTTCTGAGCATGATAGGAACTGTTTTCTTTCCAGGATGGAACGGAATAAAATTTTCAACTTCACCGAAAGTTTATCGGCTTCCTTTTCCATCCTGGCCCCTTCCGCAAAGATTCCAAAGGCTACGTTGGCAAAGTAAATGTGGACCCAGTGTTCTATGGAAAGGAAGGCTTTGAGGGGAATGTAGTAAACCAGGTCTCCGGGAGGAGGAGCCATGTAAGTTGGGACGTGATAGAACCCTATTTCTCTGGCCTCAGTATCTATCACCAGAGGTTCCGCCTCTTCCTTTACTCCACGGGGGAAGTACCACATATCGGCCACATATAGATCGCCTTGGCGTTGTATCCCTTTCTGAAGCAGGAGGGCATAATTGGTTATGGCCTTATCGGAAGGGGAAAAAGCCACCCGACAGGGT
It encodes the following:
- a CDS encoding multidrug transporter, whose protein sequence is MRKVIIKERRKIFPFNEPARDLRVMNKPLWLYQHDVLAPYCDEELEVNSFFEIPVDKKETLVYRENLYFDRFFFETFITEARKKGRPCRVAFSPSDKAITNYALLLQKGIQRQGDLYVADMWYFPRGVKEEAEPLVIDTEAREIGFYHVPTYMAPPPGDLVYYIPLKAFLSIEHWVHIYFANVAFGIFAEGARMEKEADKLSVKLKILFRSILERKQFLSCSELVKVGKNTQIDPTAIIQGPTYIGDNCTIGPGVVISNCLIGNNVNIMQGCHLLLSVISDGCYLPFRASLFMSVLMENSMVAQNAVLQLCVVGRDSFVGAGTIFTDFNLIPKPVHVWGENGLESTNLPVLGCCIGHNCRIGSGLLFYPGRAVESDVILIRSENRAVITRNVHYEESDHHHLRGGYKHQRLYPR